The window CCACAAAAAAATGATCATAGatagctatctagctaacatTTAAAGTTTACACAAAATTGAAACCAAgagtatattttaaaatgttggtaaTGTTTGCGATTATCAAAGCTAACTTTCACGTTACTAGAGTGCGAGTTGAAAATATCTGATTGGACACGATTAATTTGTTTACGGGGTTACAGAAggtaaaaaacaacactgactgaATGCTGACACTGGCATAATTTGTAGTCAAGTGCTTTATCGAGTTGCCTGTCCTCCCTGGGGTTTCTCTTGATAAGAGTGACTAAAGAGAAGTTTGCGTGAATTTCGTTGTGCCCATGCATATCCAGCCATCATCTGTCTCAAGAAACTCATGCCATGTTCTGTCATATCTTGTATATAATGCCAATCATTTCTGTGGGATGTCTAAAGACTAGTTATTTTAAATGCCATATTTAGAGTATACATTTTATCAATGTACAATTTTTGTATCTAGAGATGTAACTTTTCTATCCGGAgaacaatataaacagctgGATAACTTGTTGATGTATAAATAGAACTGAAAAGGGTCACTAAAAATACGTTGCCAGTAAAATTTTAGTGACCTATAATAAACGTTTTGTTAACTATTTTTGTTTACAGTGCCCAGTGGacactgtaaacagtttttgtCAAAACTTCAAAAAGCCTGGTTTGtttacttttttgaaacatgccATTTAGTGAGGATTAGATGTGAAttgattcaaaaacatttcattacattatGTCACGTCTTAACCATAAtcactttttttcttctccaccAGGTCTTTAAAATCGAGGTGCTAATGAATGGCAGACAGCATACAGTAGAAAAACGCTACAGTGAATTCCATAACCTGCATAAAATGGTGAGTTGTTTTACCATTGATTCTTCACCACATGACCAAGCACAACAGTTCTGGCATTCCTGGTGCAAGAACAGAAACCTCATTACAAAACATCTGAGCTATTATAGTGAATAATATAACAGCTGGGCTAGGTTATTGTGGTCATAATTTTTGGAATAGGCTTAGCCAATGGGTGAAGTAGGCATGAGCTAtgattttttatatttcttttccCCCAATTTACATAATACCCTGTTACCATGCTTTATTTATCTGCATCTTACAGCTAAAGAAAAGCTTAAAGCCACCTGAGCTTCCCTCTAAACACGTACGCAACTGGGTTCCCAAAGTTCTGGAGCAGAGAAGACATGGTCTGGAACTCTACCTACAGGTAATCATAAAACACCCATTAGTCTACTTTGTTCCTGCTCAATTCACGTACTCATCTTTTATATCCGTATAAAAAGTAgagttatttttacattttccccTAACTTTCCTTCCATTTGCTTTTCTCCCCTTTTCAACAGACTGTAATTATGGAGAATGAAGTGCTTCCAAAGATATTTCTGGATTTCCTCAACATCCACCACTTTCCGTCGTTACCAAAAACAGAAAGTTGTGGGTGAGTTTTTATACAATGTGCCCTCTAAAATCTAGCCTCTTTCTTAGAATGTCTCTTGTGTGCAAGAAAGTGTTTTCtctatatataaaaacaattatattaattttttatttttttttaaggtcaTTTGAAATGGAAGCTGAAGAGTCCAGGTTTGTTAAGAGATTTTAGGTTGTATAGTTGATTGAGtttatagttaaaaaaaaaagttttaccaGTCTTCTGAATACCagtaatttccttttttttattttggtagtTCAGATATCATTTTAGTAGtttacagctccagaaaaaattaagagaccactgcacctttttctttcctttccaaaaaagtcgaaaaggaagattttgagtgaggaacagaagggttaaaattaagataccacttTTATGTTCCTCACACAGAACtttgcttttcaacttttttggaaaggaaagaaaaaggggcagtggtctcttaattctttccggagctgcatATATATGACttgaaaatataaatgacttgaatatatatattcatttttatttagtcATTTTCAAGTCATTTGGCATTCACCCTTATCCATGGATGGATTGGCATTGATGCCTTGT is drawn from Esox lucius isolate fEsoLuc1 chromosome 14, fEsoLuc1.pri, whole genome shotgun sequence and contains these coding sequences:
- the snx24 gene encoding sorting nexin-24: MHNVRISIPSFRSEDNPMEKGYTVFKIEVLMNGRQHTVEKRYSEFHNLHKMLKKSLKPPELPSKHVRNWVPKVLEQRRHGLELYLQTVIMENEVLPKIFLDFLNIHHFPSLPKTESCGSFEMEAEESSKLNHQPTMLYQRDPYLLPPKHDSFSNVVIEGVIHGIFYPDLQPR